A genomic stretch from Rhineura floridana isolate rRhiFlo1 chromosome 18, rRhiFlo1.hap2, whole genome shotgun sequence includes:
- the C1QC gene encoding complement C1q subcomponent subunit C, translating into MRTKMDCDSMRFLGWGFVLFLILLEPSTGADPPHFCYGAPGLPGVPGPPGKDGRDGLKGSKGEPGPPAIPGSQGPKGQAGEPGAPGFPGKNGPRGPAGPLGEPGSKGDDGEPGDPGGYKRSHQSAFTVMRQTPQHPAKNNPVVFNKRITDINQEYDVSTGKFTCRIPGVYYFTYHTSQTANLCVNMYLNQNKMASFCDHMSNDKQVSSGGVLLQMQAGHQVWLEVNDYNGMVGIGGSDSVFSGFLLFPD; encoded by the exons GACAAAGATGGACTGTGACTCAATGAGGTTCTTGGGCTGGGGATTTGTCCTTTTCCTGATCCTTCTGGAACCATCTACAGGAGCTGATCCTCCTCATTTCTGCTATGGTGCACCAGGACTTCCTGGTGTGCCTGGCCCTCCGGGAAAGGATGGCAGAGATGGACTGAAAGGATCTAAGGGAGAGCCAG GACCCCCAGCCATTCCTGGAAGTCAAGGTCCCAAGGGGCAGGCAGGAGAACCCGGAGCCCCTGGCTTTCCAGGGAAGAACGGGCCTCGAGGCCCCGCTGGGCCTCTTGGGGAGCCTGGCTCGAAGGGTGACGATGGCGAGCCAGGCGATCCGGGTGGCTACAAGCGGAGTCATCAGTCAGCCTTCACTGTGATGCGGCAAACGCCTCAGCACCCTGCCAAGAACAACCCTGTTGTCTTCAACAAACGCATCACCGACATCAATCAAGAGTACGATGTCAGCACTGGCAAGTTTACATGCCGCATCCCCGGTGTCTACTACTTCACTTATCACACGTCTCAGACGGCAAACCTCTGCGTCAACATGTACCTGAACCAGAACAAGATGGCCAGCTTCTGCGACCACATGTCCAATGACAAGCAAGTCAGCTCGGGCGGCGTCCTGCTTCAGATGCAGGCGGGGCACCAGGTGTGGCTGGAAGTCAACGACTACAACGGCATGGTGGGCATCGGTGGATCTGATAGCGTCTTCTCTGGCTTTCTGCTTTTCCCGGATTAG
- the C1QB gene encoding complement C1q subcomponent subunit B translates to MCVCGVGEGVPSCLCCVIILSRGLKCVQSYCLEVLREAERMLSPQKMAWVMLMCLHTAWLVGASTCRGPTLIPGIPGMPGGPGPNGQDGGPGSKGERGPPGRAEGDRDVGEPGEPGEPGYPGKVGPRGPAGFQGPLGAPGPRGAKGESGDYKNSVKSAFSAFRRISMIPRRGQPIRFDRVLTNINGHYESRYGRFVCNITGLYYFTYHVTSRGNLCVQLKKGQSSRNERIVTFCDYVYNTFQVTTGGVVLRLLKGESVWLEPTEKNSLIGGTEGADSIFSGFLLFPDS, encoded by the exons atgtgtgtgtgtggtgtggggGAAGGTGTGCCTTCCTGCCTCTGCTGTGTGATCATCCTCAGTCGGGGCCTGAAGTGTGTCCAATCTTACTGTCTGGAGGTTCTTCGAGAGGCTGAAAG GATGCTGAGTCCCCAGAAGATGGCATGGGTGATGCTGATGTGCCTGCACACAGCCTGGCTAGTTGGTGCCAGCACTTGCCGGGGACCAACACTCATCCCAGGAATTCCTGGCATGCCGGGGGGCCCGGGCCCCAATGGCCAAGACGGAGGGCCAGGGAGTAAGGGTGAACGAG GTCCTCCTGGGCGAGCGGAAGGTGACAGAGATGTCGGGGAGCCAGGCGAGCCAGGGGAACCTGGTTATCCCGGCAAAGTTGGACCCAGAGGACCAGCAGGATTCCAAGGCCCACTGGGCGCTCCTGGCCCTCGTGGGGCCAAGGGAGAATCTGGCGACTACAAGAACTCGGTGAAATCTGCCTTCTCGGCCTTCCGGAGAATCTCCATGATCCCTCGGCGCGGGCAACCTATCCGCTTTGACCGTGTCCTCACCAACATCAACGGTCACTACGAGAGCCGCTATGGCCGCTTTGTTTGCAACATCACTGGGCTGTACTACTTCACCTACCATGTTACCTCCAGAGGCAACCTTTGTGTCCAGCTCAAGAAAGGCCAAAGCAGCAGGAATGAGAGGATCGTGACCTTCTGTGACTATGTCTACAACACCTTCCAAGTCACCACAGGGGGCGTGGTGCTCCGTCTACTAAAGGGTGAGTCGGTCTGGCTGGAGCCCACAGAGAAGAACTCGCTGATCGGGGGAACAGAAGGGGCCGACAGCATCTTCTCTGGGTTCCTGCTGTTCCCTGACAGCTAG